A window of Diabrotica virgifera virgifera chromosome 9, PGI_DIABVI_V3a contains these coding sequences:
- the LOC114335401 gene encoding 52 kDa repressor of the inhibitor of the protein kinase-like — protein sequence MGVIKEVCAFFHKSAKRTEVLKLTITECCPEQKKKKLIFLCETRWVERHDSVLLFKELLEPVSLSLLKIEEESSDSVPKAHALGSSITQFQFLVNTFVLSHMLSKTHNLSENLQKKNLDLTQAVKNVSNVLDLLSKERENADNNFKVLYSQIQERADKLKIKEEVPRICRLQTARNNVPYSTQEEYYRRAVYLPYLDDFCNSLKERFESHKETVASLQNILPEFCIKTDFCALEPAFNSYEEDLSHKEVVESEFMLWKERWSQEKYENLPKSAVSSLEKCDQDFFPNIYVLLKLLAVLPVSVATVERSFSSLRRLKTYLRNSTSENRLNGIALLSIHRDFAISNEEVLDKFASVPRNLDFVL from the coding sequence ATGGGCGTTATTAAAGAAGTCTGCGCATTCTTCCATAAGTCAGCCAAAAGAACTGAAGTATTAAAATTAACCATTACTGAATGTTGTCCtgaacaaaagaaaaagaaacttatttttttatgtgAAACAAGATGGGTGGAGAGGCATGACTCGGTGCTTTTATTTAAGGAACTATTGGAACCCGTCAGTCTTTCCCTTTTGAAAATTGAAGAAGAATCAAGTGACTCAGTGCCTAAGGCACACGCTCTAGGTAGTTCTATCACTCAATTTCAATTTCttgtaaatacttttgttttgaGCCATATGCTGTCTAAAACACATAACTTATCTGAGAATCTTCAAAAAAAGAACTTAGATCTCACACAGGCTGTGAAAAATGTTTCGAATGTCTTAGATCTGCTTTCAAAAGAAAGGGAAAATGCCGATAACAACTTTAAAGTCCTGTATAGTCAAATACAGGAGCGGGCTGACAAACTTAAGATTAAAGAGGAGGTTCCTAGAATTTGCCGCCTTCAAACAGCCCGCAACAACGTTCCATACAGTACCCAAGAAGAGTACTATCGCCGAGCTGTTTATTTACCTTACCTAGACGATTTTTGCAATTCGCTGAAAGAACGCTTTGAGTCTCACAAGGAAACAGTTGCATCCTTACAAAACATCCTTCCAGAATTTTGTATCAAAACTGATTTCTGTGCATTGGAACCTGCTTTCAATTCCTATGAAGAGGATTTGTCCCATAAAGAGGTTGTGGAAAGCGAGTTCATGCTGTGGAAAGAAAGGTGGAGCCAAGAGAAGTATGAAAATCTTCCCAAGTCAGCCGTAAGCTCTCTTGAAAAATGTGACCAAGATTTCTTCCCAAACATTTATGTTCTATTAAAACTGCTAGCAGTTCTGCCTGTTTCTGTGGCAACCGTGGAAAGATCGTTCTCAAGTTTAAGAAGGCTAAAAACATACTTGAGAAATAGCACTTCGGAAAATAGGCTTAATGGGATAGCGTTGCTTTCAATCCACAGAGACTTTGCAATAAGCAATGAAGAAGTTCTTGACAAGTTTGCGAGTGTACCAAGAAACCTTGATTTTGTGTTgtaa